One genomic window of Candidatus Omnitrophota bacterium includes the following:
- the rpmE gene encoding 50S ribosomal protein L31, with translation MKEKIHPQYKETTITCVCGATIHTRSTKQNIHVDICSECHPFFTGKQKLIDSAGRVEKFAKRYAGKVKSKKAKGKAAEAAAPEAQAPAEPPAPAEPASPGAEGAKGQ, from the coding sequence GTGAAAGAGAAGATACACCCGCAATATAAAGAGACGACTATAACGTGCGTATGCGGCGCGACGATACATACCCGCTCGACGAAACAGAATATCCACGTGGATATATGTTCCGAGTGCCACCCGTTCTTCACGGGCAAGCAGAAGCTGATAGATTCGGCCGGGAGGGTCGAGAAGTTCGCCAAGAGGTACGCCGGCAAGGTGAAGTCGAAGAAGGCGAAGGGGAAGGCCGCCGAAGCGGCGGCACCGGAGGCCCAGGCGCCGGCAGAACCGCCGGCACCCGCGGAACCGGCATCACCCGGAGCGGAAGGGGCCAAGGGCCAATAG
- the coaE gene encoding dephospho-CoA kinase (Dephospho-CoA kinase (CoaE) performs the final step in coenzyme A biosynthesis.), translating into MKTIGLTGSFGTGKTFAASVFRRLGADVIDADRIAHRALKKGSPAYKKTVRLFGKEILGRNGDIDRKRLAGIVFGNPGKLALLNRIVHPVVTSRIKERISAGKRIKVIDAPLLIEARLTGLVDMLIVVKASRKAQIERCAKKFGMTETEITKRIRSQMPLQRKIEMADLVIDNSGTRSETRKQIMKLWRKVRKVWR; encoded by the coding sequence ATGAAGACGATAGGCCTTACGGGAAGCTTCGGCACCGGGAAGACGTTCGCCGCCTCCGTATTCAGGCGTCTCGGCGCGGATGTCATAGATGCCGACAGGATAGCGCACAGGGCGCTTAAGAAAGGGTCGCCGGCCTATAAAAAGACCGTGCGCCTTTTCGGGAAAGAGATACTGGGCCGGAACGGGGATATCGACAGGAAGAGATTGGCCGGTATCGTTTTCGGTAACCCGGGTAAGCTGGCCCTGCTCAACAGGATAGTGCATCCGGTCGTCACGAGCCGGATAAAGGAGAGGATCTCCGCCGGGAAAAGGATAAAGGTGATCGACGCGCCGCTCCTTATCGAGGCGCGCCTTACAGGGCTTGTCGATATGCTCATCGTGGTTAAGGCATCGAGGAAGGCGCAGATAGAGCGGTGCGCGAAGAAGTTCGGCATGACGGAAACGGAAATAACGAAGCGGATACGGAGCCAGATGCCGCTTCAGAGGAAGATAGAGATGGCGGATCTCGTGATAGATAACAGCGGTACGAGATCCGAAACGAGGAAGCAGATAATGAAACTATGGAGGAAAGTGAGGAAGGTATGGAGATAG
- the glgA gene encoding glycogen synthase GlgA has translation MEKLKVLLASSEVAPFAKTGGLADVAGSLPLALEALGVDVRVIMPGYASIKVKGDETTIGKSVKVYFVRNDDYYKRPELYGDKFGDYGDNLDRFAFFSREVLERSLREGFRPDIIHCNDWQTALVPVYLNTLYKYDPFFAGTKTLFTIHNLAYQGIFPKEEYPKIGLDWVLFHINYFEFYDKVNLMKAGMVYSDRISTVSPTYAREILTREFGYGLEGVLKNRESSLCGILNGIDYDAWNPATDTKIFKKYSAGEISDKYANKEGLQKELGLRIDRNIPMIGLITRLADQKGLDLLAKIIDQLLSMKVQFVLLGTGEQKYHVLFQKMARKHARNASINLRFDATLAQKIYAASDLFLMPSKYEPCGLSQMISFRYGTIPIVRQTGGLKDSVEEFSPRSGSGNGFTFTNYKHEDFFDAIKKALTVYRDKELWAELVQRAMALDFSWASSARTYADLYTGMKAK, from the coding sequence ATGGAGAAGTTGAAAGTTCTGCTGGCGTCCAGTGAAGTGGCGCCGTTCGCGAAGACGGGAGGCCTGGCGGATGTCGCGGGGAGCCTGCCGCTCGCGCTGGAAGCGCTCGGTGTAGACGTCAGGGTCATAATGCCCGGGTACGCTTCGATAAAGGTGAAGGGCGATGAGACGACCATAGGCAAGTCCGTGAAGGTGTACTTCGTCCGTAACGACGACTATTATAAAAGGCCTGAGCTGTACGGTGATAAGTTCGGCGACTACGGCGATAACCTGGACCGGTTCGCCTTCTTCTCCCGGGAGGTGCTGGAACGGTCCCTGCGCGAGGGGTTCAGGCCGGACATCATACATTGCAATGACTGGCAGACGGCGCTCGTCCCCGTCTACCTCAATACGTTATATAAGTACGACCCGTTCTTTGCCGGAACGAAGACGCTCTTCACCATACACAATCTTGCATACCAGGGGATCTTCCCGAAAGAGGAGTACCCTAAGATAGGCCTCGACTGGGTCCTTTTCCATATAAACTATTTCGAATTCTACGACAAGGTCAACCTGATGAAGGCAGGCATGGTCTACTCGGACCGGATCTCGACGGTGAGCCCAACATACGCCAGGGAGATACTCACCAGAGAGTTCGGGTACGGCCTTGAGGGGGTCCTGAAGAACCGGGAGAGTTCGTTATGCGGAATACTGAACGGCATCGATTACGATGCGTGGAACCCGGCGACCGATACGAAGATATTCAAAAAATATTCGGCCGGGGAGATATCGGATAAGTACGCCAATAAGGAGGGGCTCCAGAAGGAGCTCGGCCTCAGGATAGACAGGAACATCCCGATGATCGGCCTGATCACGCGCCTTGCGGACCAGAAAGGGCTGGACCTCCTGGCTAAGATCATCGACCAGCTGCTGTCGATGAAGGTCCAGTTCGTCCTGCTGGGGACCGGAGAGCAGAAGTATCATGTCCTTTTCCAGAAGATGGCAAGGAAACACGCGAGGAACGCTTCGATAAATCTGCGCTTCGACGCGACGCTCGCCCAGAAGATATATGCCGCGAGCGACCTCTTCCTGATGCCGTCGAAGTATGAACCGTGCGGCCTGAGCCAGATGATCAGCTTCAGGTACGGCACGATACCTATAGTCCGGCAGACGGGCGGGTTGAAGGACAGCGTAGAGGAGTTCAGCCCGAGGTCCGGCAGCGGCAACGGGTTCACGTTCACCAACTATAAGCACGAGGACTTCTTCGACGCCATAAAGAAGGCGCTGACCGTTTACAGGGACAAGGAGCTGTGGGCGGAGCTTGTGCAGCGGGCTATGGCGCTCGATTTCTCATGGGCCAGCTCGGCCAGGACTTACGCGGACCTTTACACCGGCATGAAGGCGAAATGA
- the rho gene encoding transcription termination factor Rho: MEIADLKAMSIAELTKLAKELNVNGISGLKKQDLIFKLLQAKTEKEGLIFGKGVLEILPDGFGFLRSPDYNYLPGPDDIYISPSQIRKFGLQTGDTVSGQIRPPKEGERYFAMLKVEAVNFENPDEAKEKTLFDNLTPLYPNERFLLETKPQEVSMRIMDLLTPVGKGQRGMIVAPPYSGKTVLLQKFANAVTTNYPEAVLIVLLIDERPEEVTDMQRSVKGEVISSTFDEPAERHIQVAEIVLEKAKRLVECKKDVVILLDSITRLARAYNACVPHSGKILSGGVDSNALQKPKRFLGAARNIEEGGSLTIIATALVDTGSRMDEVIFEEFKGTGNMELQLDRNLFQKRIYPAIDIKRSNTRKEELLVHEDELKRIWLMRKVLNELNTDEAMQLLIEKLSKSKTNAEFLMSMNK; encoded by the coding sequence ATGGAGATAGCAGATCTTAAGGCGATGAGCATTGCGGAATTGACCAAGCTTGCCAAGGAGTTGAACGTAAACGGTATAAGCGGCCTCAAGAAGCAGGACCTGATATTCAAGCTCCTGCAGGCGAAGACCGAAAAGGAGGGGCTCATATTCGGGAAGGGCGTCCTGGAGATACTCCCCGACGGGTTCGGGTTCCTGAGGAGCCCGGACTATAACTATCTGCCCGGGCCGGACGATATATACATATCGCCGTCCCAGATCCGCAAGTTCGGCCTGCAGACCGGAGACACCGTCAGCGGCCAGATACGGCCGCCGAAAGAGGGAGAGCGCTACTTCGCGATGCTCAAGGTCGAGGCGGTCAATTTCGAGAACCCCGATGAGGCGAAGGAGAAGACGCTCTTCGACAACCTGACGCCGCTCTATCCGAACGAACGGTTCCTGCTCGAGACGAAACCCCAGGAGGTCTCCATGCGCATCATGGACCTCCTGACACCGGTCGGCAAAGGGCAGCGCGGCATGATCGTGGCCCCGCCGTACAGCGGGAAGACGGTCCTGCTGCAGAAGTTCGCGAACGCCGTCACCACCAACTATCCCGAAGCGGTCCTTATAGTGCTGCTCATCGACGAGCGGCCGGAGGAAGTGACGGACATGCAGAGGTCGGTCAAAGGCGAGGTCATAAGCTCGACGTTCGACGAGCCGGCCGAGCGCCATATACAGGTCGCCGAGATAGTCCTCGAGAAGGCGAAGCGCCTTGTGGAGTGCAAGAAGGACGTCGTGATACTGCTCGATTCCATCACCCGCCTTGCGCGCGCATACAATGCCTGCGTCCCGCATTCGGGCAAGATACTCTCCGGCGGAGTCGATTCCAACGCGCTCCAGAAACCGAAGAGGTTCCTGGGAGCCGCCAGGAACATCGAGGAGGGCGGGAGCCTGACGATCATAGCGACGGCGCTTGTGGACACCGGTTCTAGGATGGACGAGGTCATATTCGAAGAGTTCAAAGGGACGGGCAACATGGAGTTGCAGCTCGACAGGAACCTCTTCCAGAAGAGGATATACCCGGCCATAGACATAAAACGTTCCAACACCAGGAAGGAAGAGCTACTGGTCCACGAAGACGAATTGAAAAGGATATGGCTCATGAGGAAGGTCCTGAATGAGCTTAATACAGACGAGGCGATGCAGCTTCTGATAGAGAAGTTGTCGAAGTCGAAGACGAACGCCGAGTTCCTGATGAGCATGAATAAGTAA